The window GCAAGAAAACCAGACTGGTCATCAATTTGTAGTAGTCTTCTTCGGTTTTTTTGACATCTGCCTTGGGGTCGAACCTGGCATCGGCCGACGCTACAGCCCGAGCCACCCGTCTGAACAGGTCCTCTGGAGCCTCGGCAGGTTTTCCCTTCCGGTCCTTCCTTAAATATCGCCGCTCAAGAACAACCAAGGCATTTTGGGATAGACGTATTGTCATATTCCATGTTCCTGCTTCAGGAACTTGACAAAGGCACGACACAGGGGAGACCGGGTTCGGTGTTTGTGCATAATCAAGTAGAAAGCCCTCTGAAAGGGAAAGCCCTTGATTCCAACCTTTCTCAGACTTCCTGCGGTCAGATCATCGGCAACAGCGTATTCAGACAGGATAGAAATACCCATTCCTGCCTTGATGGCCTGACGGATAGCCTCGGGGCTCCCCATTTCAGCCACCACATTTAGTTGGCCCAGCCAATGACCGGACTTGTCTAATACTTGCTCGATGGATTTGCGAGTCCCGGAGCCGGGTTCACGCATGATGAACGGCTCTGCCACAAGATCCTCCACCGCAACAGCGCCGGTGGCTGCCCACCTGTGACCTGCAGGAACGATGAGAAACATCTCATCATCCAGGATTTTCTGTTGAGCAAGCTGAGCTTCTCGAGCCTTGGCACCCACAATGCCGAGTTCCACGCGCCCATTGATGGTGTCCCGAATGATTTCGGCAGTGTCCCTTTCTATGAGGGTCACTGTTACCTCCGGGCAGGCTTGCTTGAACCTGCCCAACAAGGGGGGCAGAATATAGCCTCCGGGTATCGTGCTTCCCCCAATGGTGAGATGCCCCTTAATTTTGCCTTGAAACTCGGCCAGGGCCTTTTCAATATCCTCCTTGAGGGCTATCATTTTTACCGCATATCCGTATAGGAGTTGGCCGGCTTTGGTGGGAGCAACCTCCCTTCCCAGGCGGTCTATGAGCTTGCATTCGAAATGGTCCTCGAGGTCCTTGATGTGACTGCTTACCGTGGGTTGGGAAAGGTAGACCGTGTTGGCGGCCTTGGAAAAGCTCCTTAGCTCAACCACCTTGCAAAATATGTGGAGTCTCCATAAATCCATGGTTACAAGTGGAAGAAAAGCAGTTTGTCTGAAAACCTATGTCTGCTCAGCGGGTTTTGCCAAACTTGTCGTTTAGCTTATCCCTAACGACGTCAGGAACCATGTCACGGGTCTCTCCCCCGAACTGAGCGGCCTCCTTGATGATAGAGGAGCTGATGAAAATCCACCTTAGGCCTGTCATGAGAAAAACCGTTTGCACATTCTTGTTGAGTTTGCGATTCATGAGGGCCATCTGGAATTCATACTCAAAATCCGAGACAGCTCGAAGGCCCCGCAGGATAGTGTTAGCTTTCCTTTTGACTACATAATCGACGAGAAGCCCGTCAAAGCAATCTGTCTCAACATTGGGCATGTCTTTCAAGGTCTCTCTTAACATCTCCAATCGTTCTTCGACCGTAAAAAGGGGATCTTTGCTCCCATCTGTCGCAATAGCAACTATGACTCTATCAAAGAGCTTTAGCCCTCGCCGAATTATGTCACAGTGTCCATTCGTAATGGGGTCAAACGTTCCCGGGTATATGGCTGTTTTTCTCTTGTGCATGCTGTGTCCCTCTCGCCAGACATATTGCCCGTCATTTGGAAATTCATTAATGGATGGGCACTAGTGAATTTTATAACACGAATTCGTAGAAAGAGACAAGGCTCTTTCCATGTTGCCTTTCGTTGGTCCGCTCGAGACGTGCCACATTTCCCGGGAGTGTTTCTCGGAGACTGTGTTCAATTACCACGCGGGCTCCTTGGACAATGCATCCACAATCATCCAAAAGATGAAGGGTTCTTTTGACAAATGCCTTGTCATAAGGAGGATCAACGAATACCAGGTCAAAGGCTCGACCCGTTGCTTTTAGAAACCCGAGACCGTGGAGAATATCTCTTTTCAGAATGGTGCTTTGCTCTTGCAAGAGACAGGTGGAAATGTTGCGAACAAGGATTTTGATGGCCTGAGGATGATTGTCAACAAACACGGTGGACGCGGCTCCACGGCTGAGGGCCTCGATGCCAAGGCTACCAGTGCCGGCAAACAGGTCAAGCACAACTGCACCTTCCGCAAGAGGTGCAAGGATGTTAAAGATGGACTCTCTCAGGTAATCTGTCGTAGGGCGGATTCTGAGCCCACGCAGGGGATGAAGCTTCCTGCCCTTCAAGGTACCGGCTATAACCCTCACACGTACTCCTCATGAAATCGTTTC is drawn from Deltaproteobacteria bacterium and contains these coding sequences:
- a CDS encoding LysR family transcriptional regulator, with the translated sequence MDLWRLHIFCKVVELRSFSKAANTVYLSQPTVSSHIKDLEDHFECKLIDRLGREVAPTKAGQLLYGYAVKMIALKEDIEKALAEFQGKIKGHLTIGGSTIPGGYILPPLLGRFKQACPEVTVTLIERDTAEIIRDTINGRVELGIVGAKAREAQLAQQKILDDEMFLIVPAGHRWAATGAVAVEDLVAEPFIMREPGSGTRKSIEQVLDKSGHWLGQLNVVAEMGSPEAIRQAIKAGMGISILSEYAVADDLTAGSLRKVGIKGFPFQRAFYLIMHKHRTRSPLCRAFVKFLKQEHGI
- the coaD gene encoding pantetheine-phosphate adenylyltransferase; its protein translation is MHKRKTAIYPGTFDPITNGHCDIIRRGLKLFDRVIVAIATDGSKDPLFTVEERLEMLRETLKDMPNVETDCFDGLLVDYVVKRKANTILRGLRAVSDFEYEFQMALMNRKLNKNVQTVFLMTGLRWIFISSSIIKEAAQFGGETRDMVPDVVRDKLNDKFGKTR
- the rsmD gene encoding 16S rRNA (guanine(966)-N(2))-methyltransferase RsmD codes for the protein MRVIAGTLKGRKLHPLRGLRIRPTTDYLRESIFNILAPLAEGAVVLDLFAGTGSLGIEALSRGAASTVFVDNHPQAIKILVRNISTCLLQEQSTILKRDILHGLGFLKATGRAFDLVFVDPPYDKAFVKRTLHLLDDCGCIVQGARVVIEHSLRETLPGNVARLERTNERQHGKSLVSFYEFVL